CCGTCCAACGTGGACGTGGCCATGGTCGCCCCGAAGGGCCCCGGCCACCTGGTGCGCCGCCAGTTCGTGGACGGCAAGGGCGTGCCCGCGCTGATCGCGGTCGAGCAGGACGCCTCCGGCAACGCGCAGGCGCTGGCCCTGTCCTACGCCAAGGCCATCGGCGGCACCCGCGCGGGCGTCATCAAGACCACGTTCAAGGAGGAGACCGAGACCGACCTGTTCGGCGAGCAGGCGGTGCTCTGCGGCGGCGCCTCGGCGCTGGTGCAGGCGGGCTTCGAGGTGCTGACCGAGGCGGGCTACGCCCCCGAGGTCGCCTACTTCGAGTGCCTCCACGAGCTCAAGCTGATCGTCGACCTCATGTACGAGGGCGGCATCGCGCGCATGCGCTACTCCATCTCGGACACCGCCGAGTACGGCGACCTCACCCGCGGCCCGCGCGTCATCACGCCGTCGGTGAAGGAGGAGATGCGCAAGATCCTGGGCGAGATCCAGGACGGCACCTTCGCCACCGAGTGGGTGAACGAGGACGACGCCGGCCGCGGCAACTACAAGAAGTTGCAGCAGGAGGGCGAGCAGCACCCGATCGAGGAGGTCGGCAAGAAGCTGCGCGGCCTGATGTCCTGGGTCGACCGCCCGATCACCGAAACGGCCTGACCCCAAGCCCTTCTCCCAGACGGAGCCCGCGGTGTTCTCAGGCACCGCGGGCTCCGGTATACCTAGGCCGCATGAGCGACAGCGCGCCGATCTACGACGACAAGGCCCACGTGCGGGGCAACCTGGACCTGTCGGGCGCGACCTGGCTCCGCAGCGACGAGGGCGCGGAGGACGAGGACGAACACGTGGAGATCGCGTTCGTCGAACACACCGACGGCGTGACGTACACGGCGATGCGCAACTCCGCCCACCCCGAGGGCCCGGTCCTGGTGTTCACGCCGGCGGAGTGGGAGGCGTTCATCCTCGGCGTGAAGGACGGCGAGTTCGACGAACCCTGGTGATCCGGGCGTCCGGACATCGCGGGTGATCGTTCCCGCGAGGACATTTGTCCAAGACCGGACGTCAGCGGCGCGCGCAGTATCTCTCGCATGCGCGAGAACGGTGTTGAACATTCGCACGGGATGCACGTGGTGCACGACGGCCCGCGGCAGGCGCCGCCGCTGTTGCTCATCCACGGATCGGGGGCCTCGGGTGTCACCTGGAGCCCGGTGGTCCCGGCGCTCGCCGACCACCACCACGTCGTCCGGGTCGACCTCCCGGGTTGCGGCCAGTCCCCGCCCGCGTCGTCCTACGACGTGCCGGTGCAGGCAAGCCGGGTGGCGGCGGTGCTCGACGACCTCGGCCTGAGCGGCGTCGCCGTCGTCGGGCATTCCAGCGGCGGCTACACGGCCACCTCACTCGCCGAGCAGCGTCCCGACCTGGTGCGGTCGGTCGCGCTGATCAGCAGCGGCCCGCGCCCGGACGCGCTGCGTCCCCAGCCGTTGATCTTCCGTGTGCTGATGGGGCCGCCTTTCGGTCCACTGGTCTGGTCGAGGCGTTCGGACGCGATGATCCGCAGGGGGATCGGGGCGACGACCGCTCGCTCGGTGGACATCACCGACGAGGCGGTCGCCGATCTCAAGCGGACCTCCTACCGGGCCTTCAGGATGTCGTTGCGCCGCAACACCGCGTACATCGCGGAGCGCAGCGTGCCCGACCGTCTCGCCGCCCTCGGCGTCCCGGTGCTGGTGGTCTTCGGTGCCGCCGACCCCCGCTGGGACCCGTCGTCGGCGCACCAGTACGAGGTGGTGCCGAACGCGCGGATCGAGTCGCTGCCCGGGGTCGGGCACATCCCGATGCTCGAAGCACCCGAGACGACCAGCGAACTGCTGCTGGACTGGACTTCGCGGCAACGTGTCGTCGGCACCCCGCCCATGACCCCCGATGCCTAGACCGGACACGTGACGTCGAGCGGGGCACCACCGGACTGGACGACGGTCCGGTCGCTCGACGAGACGTCGGACAGTACGGCCCCATTTTCCGACACCCCGCCGCCGACGTGCCCCGGTTCAGCCGTTCCAGAAGCGGCGGACCGCGCCGATCAGGCAGTCGCAGCGGTTGTCGGCCGCGCCGCACCACCAGCACGCCGTCGCCGACTGTCGTACCCCCGTGGGACGATCGAAGCGGGGGCCGGAGGCCGGCCGCGGCACGACCGGACCGCCAGTCGACTCCCGCGGGAAGCGCAGGCCGCCCGGCGGAGTCGGCCGCGGCGAGACCAGACCGCCCGGCGGAGTGGGTCGTGGCGAGAGCAAACCGGTCGGGCCGGCGGTCCACCAGCGGGCCGCTGCCGGGTTGCGCGGTGTCGTGCCGCCCGGCCGCAGCGCGGGGCTCGCGTCCAGGTTCAGCACCATCCCGCTGCGCCCGCTCGCCGTCACCGCCTGCCCGCCCGCGACCCGGAACGGGTGCGCCCGCGTGAAGAGCTCGCCGGCCCGCCCGGCGAAGGCACCCAGCGAGTACGTGTCCTCCGGTACCGACACCTCCACCCGCTGCCCGATCCGCGCCGGCACCACCAACCCGCTGCGCGCGGAGGTGAACCGCTGCCCGGTCAGGACCAGGCTGACCGGGTCGCCCTCGCGCAGCCCCAGCCCCCGGGCCGCGTCGGTCAGCACCGGTCGGACGGCCAGCGTGCTCAGCGCCCCGGTCGACAAGGTCGACAGGCCGTGCGGCCGGCCGGTGGCGTCGAAGGCCCGCGCCGGGCGACCGCCCAACCGGTCGAAGATCGCGTCCCTCCGGTCGTACAGGTACCGGCCGGCCAGGACGGCGAACGGCCCGAGCGGACCCAGCAACAGGGACGCGGTGAAGTCGGCCAGCAGCGCGTAGCCCTGGCGGCGCTCGTCGTCGGTGAGGCGGAACGGGTTCTCGGTCATGTCATCTACGACGCCGTTGCCCCGGTGATCAATACACCGGGTCCAAGCAGAACGCTCGTACCGGAAACCAGCAGGTGAGACAGGGCACCCGGGTTCACGGAACCCGACCCGCGCTGACTATGCTCGTTAACAACCCGGACACATTGCCGTGGCCGGCCGGCGCGGGTCTCGGCTCGCTGGATACGGCCCCGCGCTCCCCACCCGCCTTGCACACCACCGGGAGCACGTCCGTGACCAAGCCCGTTGTCCTGATCGCCGAGAAGCTCGCCCCGTCCGTGCTCGACGTGTTCGGCGACGGTCTCGAAGTGCGCCACGTCGACGGCACCGACCGTCCGGCGCTGCTGGCCGCCGTGGCCGACGCCGACGCGCTCCTGGTCCGCTCCGCCACCAAGGTGGACCGCGAGGTGTTCGAGGCGACCACGAAGCTCAAGGTCGTCGCCCGCGCGGGCGTGGGCTTGGACAACGTCGAGGTGCCGGTGGCCACCGAGCGCGGCGTCATGGTGGTGAACGCGCCGACGTCCAACATCGTCAGCGCCGCCGAGCACGCCGTGGCCCTGCTGCTGGCCACCGCCCGGCAGATCCCGGCCGCGCACGGCACCCTCCAGAACCACGAGTGGAAGCGCAGCAAGTTCAACGGCGTCGAGGTCCACGGCAAGACCGTCGGCGTGGTCGGGCTGGGCAAGATCGGCCAGCTGTTCGCCGCGCGCCTGGCCGCGTTCGGCACCACGCTCATCGCCTACGACCCGTACGTGAGCGCGCAGCGCGCCGCGCAGCTGGGCATCGAGCTGGTCTCGTTGGAAGAGCTGCTGGAGCGCTCGGACTTCATCTCCATCCACCTGCCCAAGACGCCGGAGACCAAGGGCCTCATCGGCGCCGAGCAGCTCGCCAAGGCCAAGCGGGGCGTGATCATCGTCAACGCCGCGCGCGGCGGGCTGGTCGACGAGCAGGCGCTGGCCGACGCGGTGCGCGACGGCCAGGTCGGCGGCGCGGGCATCGACGTGTTCAGCACCGAGCCGACCACCGAGTCGCCGCTGTTCGGCCTGGAGAACGTCGTGGTCACCCCGCACCTGGGCGCGTCCACCACGGAGGCGCAGGACCGGGCGGGCACGGACGTGGCCAAGTCGGTGCTGCTGGCGCTGCAGGGCGAGTTCGTGCCGGACGCGGTGAACGTGCAGGGCGGCGGCGTGGTCGGCGAGGAGGTCCGCCCGTACCTGCCGCTGGTGCAGAAGCTGGGCACGGTCGTGTCGGCGCTGAGCGCCAAGGCCCCGACCAGCGTCACCATCGAGGTGCGCGGCGAGCTGTCCAGCGAGGACGTCACCGTGCTGCCGCTGGCCGCGCTGCGCGGCGTGTTCTCCAGCGTGGTCGAGGAGCAGGTCACCTTCGTCAACGCGCCGAGCCTCGCCGCGTCGCTGGGCGTGACGGTGGACCTGGTGAAGGAGCCGGAGAGCGCCAACCACCGCAGCCTGGTGACCGTGCGCGCGGTGCACGCCGACGGCTCGACCACCACGGTGTCCGGCACGCTGACCGGCTTGGACCAGGTGGAGAAGCTGGTCGGCATCAACGGCCGCAGCTTCGACCTGCGCGCCGAGGGCAACGTGCTGCTGCTGGAGTACCCGGACCGGCCGGGCGTGATGGGCACCGTCGGCACCCTGCTGGGAGAGGCGGGCGTGAACGTAGAGGCGGCCCAGATCAGCCAGACCAAGGACGGCGCGGACGCCTTCATGCTCCTGCGCGTCGACCGCCCGGTGGACACGGCGGTCCTGGACCCGATCGGCGCCGCGGTGGGTGCGCGCACGGTGCGCGCGGTCGACTTCGAGTGATGTGACGTGAGGAGGGCCGGGGTCCGTCGCGGACCCCGGCCCTTCCCGTTCGGCGGCCCCTTCACGCGACAGGAGTGCTCCGACATGGCTGAGCCCTTTGCTCGCCTGCTGCACGCTGCCCTCCCTCTCACGGTGGACCAGGTGTCCTGGGGCGACGAGGTGCTCACGGTGTGGGGTCCTGGGTGGAGCCTCGGCGTCACCTGTGCGTGGCGGCTGGTCGGGGCGGGTCTGGTGGTCGGCTGGGAGTCGGTGGGCGCTCGTGCCGCGGTGGAACGCGTGCGGGGGCTGGACATCGTGGGTTGCGAGGCCCAGTCGAGCTTCTTCCCCGCGGACCCGCGGTTCTTGATGTCCGACGGGACCGCCCTCGAACTGTTCTCGGCGCACGACCTCGAACCGTGGGTGATGACCGTGGGGGGAACGACGTTCGCGGCCTCACCGACGGGCCAGGAGTGGGTCGGGCGCTCGTTCGCACCCTGACACCCCCTGGTCACCGCGCGCCCGTTCTGGTTATATCGCCGCAGGTACCGCACGTGTCACAGTTCACCGTTGAACGTCAAATCTGTGGTTGTCGTCACTCGTCCGGAGTAATCGCCCGGCTCTCTAGAGCGATTAGGTTCCCCCCACGAGGTTGACCCGGTGCCGTAGAGGGCACGGCACCACGCGGGCGGCTGCCCCCGGGAACACGGATGTGGCCGGGCCGCCTGCCGGGTCGTATCCGACCTCATTGGGGCACGTTGTGAGCCGATCTCGCGTTGTCGCCAGATCCGCCGCGCCGGTGCTGGCCGCGATCCTCCTCGCGGCTTCCACCGGTTCGGGGCTGGCCGCGGCAGATCAGGCGGCCGAGTCCGTCGCACCCGCGCACGGGCTGGACGCCGGCAAGTTGCAGTTGAAGGTGGGCAAGCGGCTGTCGGCCGCGCAGGGCAGGGTCACCGCGTTCGTCGAGCTGGAGGCCAAGCCCGCCGTCGACACCTACGCGGAGAAGACCAGCCAGGGCGCGTCCAAGCAGCAGGCCAAGGACGCCGCCAAGGCCACCAAGGACGACACCGGTCGCAAGACCGACGAGGTCGTCGGTGACCTGAAGGCCAAGGACTCCGGCACCAAGGAGCTGTACCGCACCTCGAACGGCGTGCCGGGCGTGGTCGTCACCGCCGACGCCGACAAGGTGCGCGAGCTGGCGCAGCGCGCGGACGTGAAGTCGGTGCGCACGGTGGTGCCGAAGTCGCGGCAGAACTCCAGCGCCGTGCAGCTGACCAACACGCTCAAGGAGTGGCAGCAGTACGGCAAGCTCGGCGACGACGTCCGCGTCGGCATCATCGACACGGGCATCGACTACACCCACGCCGACTTCGCGGGTCCCGGCACGATCGAGGCTTTCCAGGCCATCGACGAGACCAAGGTGGACCCGAGCTACTTCCCGACCGCCAAGGTCGTCGGCGGCTACGACTTCGTGGGCAACGGCTACGACGGCGCCAGCACCGACCCGGCGGTCAACACGCCCAAGCCGGACCCGAACCCGATCGACTGCAACAGCCACGGCACGCACGTGGCCGGCACGGCGGCGGGCTTCGGCGTCAACGCCGATGGCACCACGTTCAAGGGCGACTACACCAAGCTCACCACCGAGTCGCTGAACGCGATGCGCATCGGCCCCGGCACCGCGCCGAAGGCCCTGCTGTACGCGCTGAAGGTGTTCGGCTGCGAGGGCTCCACCAACGTCACCGCGCAGGCGCTGGACTGGGCGCTCGACCCGGACGGCGACGGCGACTTCTCCGACCACCTCGACGTGGTCAACCTGTCGCTGGGCTCGGACTACGGCGCCCCGGACGACCCGGACAGCCTGTTCGTCCGCAAGCTCAACGCCTCCGGCGTGGTGACCGTGTTCTCCGCGGGCAACGGCGGCGACCTCTACGACATCGGCGGCTCGCCGGGCAGCACCCCCGAGGCGCTGACCGTGGCCAGCACGCGGGACGCCTTCGTGCTGCGCGACGCGGCCGAGGTCATCGCGCCGACGCCGGGCCGCCAGGCCGGTCAGTACAGCCAGAACTTCAACTACGAGGGCAAGTCGGTCACCGGCGCGGTCGTGCCGCTGAGCGACCCGGCCAACAAGGACGGCTGCCTCCCGCTGTCGGCCGCCGACAAGGCCGCCGTCGCGGGCAAGATCGCGTGGCTGGAGTGGGACGACAACGACGCCAGCCGCCGCTGCGGCTCGGCGGGCCGGTCGAACAACGTCACCGCGGCCGGCGCGATCGGCGCGGTGTTCTCCTCCACCCTGGAGCACTTCGGCGCGGGCATCGCGGGCAACGCCGCCATCCCGGTGCTGCAGTTCACCGCCACGGCCACCAACGCCCTGCGCCCGGCGGTCGAGGCCGGCACGCTGACCGTCCGCCTCGCGGGCGACCTGCGCACCGTGCTGCCGACCTACGACCAGTCGATCACCGACACGCTCAGCTCGTTCACCTCGCGCGGCGTGCGCGGCCCGGTCGTCAAGCCCGACGTGGCGGCCCCCGGCGACACCATCGCCTCGGCGCTGGTCGGCTCCGGCAACAAGACCCTGGTGATGAGCGGCACCTCGATGGCCGCCCCGCACACCACGGGCATCGCGGCGCTGGTGCGCCAGGCGCACCCGGACTGGACCCCGGAAGAGGTCAAGGCCGACGTCATGAACAGCGCGTCCGCGGACGTGAAGGCGGACGGCAAGGTCTACGCGCCCAACCGCGTCGGC
This DNA window, taken from Saccharothrix variisporea, encodes the following:
- a CDS encoding alpha/beta fold hydrolase, coding for MHVVHDGPRQAPPLLLIHGSGASGVTWSPVVPALADHHHVVRVDLPGCGQSPPASSYDVPVQASRVAAVLDDLGLSGVAVVGHSSGGYTATSLAEQRPDLVRSVALISSGPRPDALRPQPLIFRVLMGPPFGPLVWSRRSDAMIRRGIGATTARSVDITDEAVADLKRTSYRAFRMSLRRNTAYIAERSVPDRLAALGVPVLVVFGAADPRWDPSSAHQYEVVPNARIESLPGVGHIPMLEAPETTSELLLDWTSRQRVVGTPPMTPDA
- a CDS encoding DUF397 domain-containing protein; its protein translation is MSDSAPIYDDKAHVRGNLDLSGATWLRSDEGAEDEDEHVEIAFVEHTDGVTYTAMRNSAHPEGPVLVFTPAEWEAFILGVKDGEFDEPW
- a CDS encoding S8 family peptidase, which encodes MSRSRVVARSAAPVLAAILLAASTGSGLAAADQAAESVAPAHGLDAGKLQLKVGKRLSAAQGRVTAFVELEAKPAVDTYAEKTSQGASKQQAKDAAKATKDDTGRKTDEVVGDLKAKDSGTKELYRTSNGVPGVVVTADADKVRELAQRADVKSVRTVVPKSRQNSSAVQLTNTLKEWQQYGKLGDDVRVGIIDTGIDYTHADFAGPGTIEAFQAIDETKVDPSYFPTAKVVGGYDFVGNGYDGASTDPAVNTPKPDPNPIDCNSHGTHVAGTAAGFGVNADGTTFKGDYTKLTTESLNAMRIGPGTAPKALLYALKVFGCEGSTNVTAQALDWALDPDGDGDFSDHLDVVNLSLGSDYGAPDDPDSLFVRKLNASGVVTVFSAGNGGDLYDIGGSPGSTPEALTVASTRDAFVLRDAAEVIAPTPGRQAGQYSQNFNYEGKSVTGAVVPLSDPANKDGCLPLSAADKAAVAGKIAWLEWDDNDASRRCGSAGRSNNVTAAGAIGAVFSSTLEHFGAGIAGNAAIPVLQFTATATNALRPAVEAGTLTVRLAGDLRTVLPTYDQSITDTLSSFTSRGVRGPVVKPDVAAPGDTIASALVGSGNKTLVMSGTSMAAPHTTGIAALVRQAHPDWTPEEVKADVMNSASADVKADGKVYAPNRVGAGRIDGKAAVENQVLAYVQDDPGAVSASFGTVEVTGPVSLTKTIKVVNKSTKWVDYTVDYQALTTIPGVRYELSQKSVKLSPRGIARVQVTLKIDKPGDLRKTVDPTVEATHLDVPRQFLADASGRVVFTPKSGSTVPLRVPVYSAPKPAADINVADRLTFRGPQAVLNLTGRGVNQGAYQSLVSVLELQQTSPKLPECRRSVTTNCTLNDTAKGGDLRYVGVTSTAPLAKQQGTPENALLAFGIATWGNWYNLGNNTIPFVDIDTTGDGTPDYEVYANKLTDTDLLVAVTVNLATGQTVDIQGVNGQFGDVDTNVFDTNVVVLPVLLSALDIDVNADTSRISYTTGVAGFYLAPGTTNGLVDSIGTPASFDPLKPGLWVQGGGDPALSYRARPGTALVVNRDAEALAADRSDSLLVLHHHNTTGDKVDVVKTRVRTSTRAE
- the ilvC gene encoding ketol-acid reductoisomerase, which translates into the protein MSVEIFYDDDADLSIIQGRKVAVIGYGSQGHAHALSLRDSGVDVRIGLREGSKSAAKAEEEGLRVLSNADAAAEADVIMVLAPDTAQRHIYAQDIAPNLKDGDALFFGHGFNIRYGLIEAPSNVDVAMVAPKGPGHLVRRQFVDGKGVPALIAVEQDASGNAQALALSYAKAIGGTRAGVIKTTFKEETETDLFGEQAVLCGGASALVQAGFEVLTEAGYAPEVAYFECLHELKLIVDLMYEGGIARMRYSISDTAEYGDLTRGPRVITPSVKEEMRKILGEIQDGTFATEWVNEDDAGRGNYKKLQQEGEQHPIEEVGKKLRGLMSWVDRPITETA
- the serA gene encoding phosphoglycerate dehydrogenase; this encodes MTKPVVLIAEKLAPSVLDVFGDGLEVRHVDGTDRPALLAAVADADALLVRSATKVDREVFEATTKLKVVARAGVGLDNVEVPVATERGVMVVNAPTSNIVSAAEHAVALLLATARQIPAAHGTLQNHEWKRSKFNGVEVHGKTVGVVGLGKIGQLFAARLAAFGTTLIAYDPYVSAQRAAQLGIELVSLEELLERSDFISIHLPKTPETKGLIGAEQLAKAKRGVIIVNAARGGLVDEQALADAVRDGQVGGAGIDVFSTEPTTESPLFGLENVVVTPHLGASTTEAQDRAGTDVAKSVLLALQGEFVPDAVNVQGGGVVGEEVRPYLPLVQKLGTVVSALSAKAPTSVTIEVRGELSSEDVTVLPLAALRGVFSSVVEEQVTFVNAPSLAASLGVTVDLVKEPESANHRSLVTVRAVHADGSTTTVSGTLTGLDQVEKLVGINGRSFDLRAEGNVLLLEYPDRPGVMGTVGTLLGEAGVNVEAAQISQTKDGADAFMLLRVDRPVDTAVLDPIGAAVGARTVRAVDFE